Proteins co-encoded in one Arachis stenosperma cultivar V10309 chromosome 7, arast.V10309.gnm1.PFL2, whole genome shotgun sequence genomic window:
- the LOC130941496 gene encoding uncharacterized protein LOC130941496 has product MVVSGREDAHKRLCSSKLFKSWASHPQKGQHCPSLLNLCIHATTQDILQYHTFSELPPDLTQQIFNNLLFSRRLTRPFLQAFRHCALQDIYLGEYDADVVDDSWMDIVSSQGSSLLHLDLSASQLTDYGLSYLQQGLTNLTSLSFGRNHAISAEGMSALSGLVNLVNLNLERCPGIHGGLVHLQGLTKLESLNLKWCNCIIDVDMKPLSELTNLKSLEISSSKVTDIGIRFLKGLQNLALLNLEGCFVTAACLDTLAELPALSNLNISRCNFTNNGCEMFSRLENLEVLNLGFNEITNPCLGHLKGLTKLKSLNLDSCRIDDDGLVHLAGHQQLKCLELSDTEIGSGGLQHLSGMYSLEKLNVSFTMISDSGLSELCGLSSLKSLNLDARRVTDYGLATLASLSGLTDLDLFGVQITDFGTNYLKNFKSLQSLEICGGGLTDDGVKNIKNLSSLMFLNLSQNSNLTDTALHLISGLTSLVSLNVSNSRITRDGLQHLKTLHKLRSLSMESCEVTANDIKELKSKYLPNLVSFRPED; this is encoded by the exons ATGGTGGTTTCTGGTAGAGAAGATGCACACAAGCGTCTTTGCAGCTCCAAATTGTTCAAATCTTGGGCTTCTCATCCACAAAAGGGACAACACTGTCCATCACTTCTCAATTTGTGCATCCACGCAACCACCCAG GACATACTTCAATATCATACCTTTTCTGAACTCCCACCGGATTTAACACAGCAAATTTTCAACAACCTACTTTTCTCTCGTCGTCTCACGCGCCCTTTCCTCCAAGCTTTTCGACATTGCGCCCTCCAG GATATTTACTTGGGAGAATATGATGCTGATGTTGTGGATGATTCTTGGATGGATATCGTCTCATCACAGGGTTCATCTCTGCTTCATCTGGATCTATCAGCCTCTCAACTCACTGATTATGGACTCAGCTATCTGCAACAAG GCCTGACAAACTTGACGAGTTTGAGTTTTGGAAGAAACCATGCAATTTCTGCTGAAGGAATGAGTGCCCTTTCTGGTCTAGTTAACTTGGTCAACTTGAATTTGGAGAGATGTCCTGGGATTCATGGAGGCCTTGTTCATCTTCAAG GTTTAACCAAGTTGGAATCTCTGAATCTGAAGTGGTGTAATTGCATAATTGATGTCGATATGAAACCTCTATCAG AGCTTACAAACCTGAAAAGTCTTGAGATTTCCTCCAGTAAAGTCACAGATATTGGCATCCGTTTTCTAAAAG GGCTACAAAATCTTGCTCTGTTAAATTTGGAAGGCTGCTTTGTAACAGCTGCATGCTTGGATACTCTTGCAG AGCTTCCAGCCCTCTCGAACTTGAATATCAGTAGATGCAATTTTACTAACAATGGATGTGAAATGTTTTCAC GACTGGAAAATTTGGAAGTGTTAAACTTGGGATTTAATGAAATAACAAATCCATGTCTAGGACACTTGAAAG GACTGACAAAGTTGAAGAGCTTGAACCTTGATTCATGCAGAATTGATGATGATGGATTGGTCCACCTGGCAG GCCATCAGCAATTAAAATGTCTGGAACTCTCTGATACAGAAATTGGAAGCGGTGGACTTCAACATTTATCAG GAATGTATAGTCTGGAGAAACTAAATGTGTCATTCACAATGATTAGTGATAGTGGTTTAAGTGAATTGTGTGGACTGTCATCTCTCAAGTCACTCAATTTGGATGCTCGCCGTGTTACTGATTATGGACTCGCTACCCTTGCAA GTTTGTCCGGGCTTACTGACCTGGATTTGTTTGGGGTACAGATCACAGATTTTGGAACAAACTACCTCAAAA ACTTTAAGAGCTTGCAGTCGCTGGAAATATGCGGTGGAGGATTGACCGATGATGGtgtgaaaaatataaaaaatcttTCGTCTCTTATGTTCTTGAACTTATCACAAAACTCCAACCTCACAGACACTGCACTCCACTTAATTTCGG GGCTTACTAGTTTGGTTTCTTTGAATGTTTCAAATTCGAGGATCACGCGTGATGGGCTGCAGCATCTGAAAACATTACACAAGTTGAGGTCTTTGTCAATGGAGTCATGTGAGGTGACAGCAAATGACATTAAGGAACTTAAATCAAAATATCTCCCGAATCTCGTAAGCTTTCGCCCTGAAGACTAG
- the LOC130941495 gene encoding topless-related protein 1-like isoform X1, which translates to MSSLSRELVFLILQFLDEEKFKETVHKLEQESGFFFNMKYFEDEVHNGNWDEVERYLSGFTKVDDNRYSMKIFFEIRKQKYLEALDKHDRSKAVEILVKDLKVFATFNEELFKEITQLLTLENFRENEQLSKYGDTKSARAIMLVELKKLIEANPLFRDKLQFPNLKNSRLRTLINQSLNWQHQLCKTPRPNPDIKTLFVDHSCGQPNGARAPSPANNPLLGSLPKAGGFPPLGAHGPFQPTPAPVPTPLAGWMSNPTTVAHAAVSGGATIGLGTATGLGAPSIPAALKHPRTPPTNPSVDYPSGDSDHVSKRTRPMGMSDEVNLPVNVLSATFPGHGHGQAFNAPDDLPKTVMRTLNQGSSPMSMDFHPVQQTILLVGTNVGDIALWEVGSRERLVLRNFKVWDLSACSMPFQAALVKDPGVSVNRVIWSPDGALFGVAYSRHIVQIYSYHGGDEVRQHLEIDAHVGGVNDLAFSHPNKQLCVITCGDDKTIKVWDAATGAKQYTFEGHEAPVYSVCPHYKENIQFIFSTALDGKIKAWLYDNLGSRVDYDAPGRWCTTMAYSADGTRLFSCGTSKDGESSIVEWNESEGAVKRTYQGFRKRSLGVVQFDTTKNRFLAAGDDFSIKFWDMDNIQLLTQVDADGGLPASPRIRFNKDGALLAVSANENGIKILANADGMRLLRSLENSMYDASRTSEAMAKPTINPISAAAAASSAALSERVPSVVSMAGMNGDARNLGDVKPRISEESNDKSKIWKLTEISEPSQCRSLKLPENVRVTKISRLIYTNSGNAILALASNAIHLLWKWPRSDRNSSGKATASVPPQLWQPSSGILMTNDIGDNNTEDAVPCFALSKNDSYVMSASGGKISLFNMMTFKTMTTFMPPPPAATFLAFHPQDNNIIAIGMDDSSIQIYNVRVDEVKSKLKGHTKRITGLAFSHVLNVLVSSGADAQICVWNTDGWEKQKTRFLQLPAGRTQPVQADTRVQFHQDQIRFLVVHETQLAIYEATKLECLKQWFPQSSAAPISHATFSCDSQLIYASFLDATVCVFSASNLRLRCRVNPSAYLSAGFSSSNVQPLVIAAHPQEPNQFAVGLSDGGVHVFEPLESEGKWGVPPPIENGSASNAAAVSVGASSEEAAQR; encoded by the exons ATGTCGTCCCTCAGTAGGGAGTTGGTGTTCCTGATCTTGCAGTTTCTGGACGAGGAAAAGTTCAAAGAGACTGTTCATAA GCTTGAACAGGAGTCTGGGTTTTTCTTTAACATGAAGTATTTTGAGGATGAAGTGCACAATGGCAATTGGGATGAGGTTGAGAGGTATCTCTCTGGTTTCACTAAAGTAGATGATAATAGGTACTCTATGAAGATATTTTTCGAGATAAGGAAGCAGAAGTACCTGGAGGCATTGGATAA GCATGATCGGTCCAAGGCTGTAGAGATATTGGTGAAGGATTTGAAGGTCTTTGCAACATTTAATGAAGAACTTTTTAAGGAAATCACACAGCTTTTGACATTGGAGAATTTCAG GGAAAATGAACAATTGTCTAAATATGGTGATACGAAGTCTGCAAGAGCAATCATGTTGGTTGAGCTTAAAAAACTAATCGAAGCAAATCCTTTATTCCGTGACAAGTTGCAATTTCCCAACCTTAAAAACTCAAGGTTACGTACTCTCATCAATCAAAG cTTGAATTGGCAGCATCAACTTTGTAAGACTCCACGTCCAAATCCAGATATAAAAACACTTTTTGTGGATCACTCATGTGGACAACCCAACGGTGCAAGAGCTCCATCTCCTGCTAATAATCCACTACTAGGATCCTTGCCAAAGGCTGGAGGGTTTCCTCCTCTTGGTGCACATGGG CCTTTTCAACCTACTCCAGCACCTGTGCCAACACCCCTGGCTGGTTGGATGTCAAATCCTACCACTGTAGCACATGCTGCAGTTTCTGGAGGAGCCACTATAGGTCTTGGTACTGCTACAGGTCTTGGTGCACCATCAATCCCTG CTGCTTTGAAGCACCCTAGGACCCCTCCAACTAATCCTTCTGTTGACTACCCATCTGGAGATTCAGATCATGTCTCTAAGAGAACAAGACCAATGGGAATGTCGGATGAG GTAAATCTTCCTGTCAATGTGTTGTCAGCCACGTTCCCAGGTCATGGTCATGGCCAGGCTTTTAATGCACCAGATGACTTGCCAAAGACTGTTATGCGGACTCTGAACCAGGGTTCATCTCCTATGAGCATGGACTTCCATCCAGTTCAACAGACTATACTTCTTG TTGGTACAAATGTTGGGGACATTGCTTTGTGGGAAGTGGGTTCTAGGGAGCGGTTGGTCTTGAGGAATTTCAAAGTTTGGGATCTTAGTGCCTGTTCAATGCCATTTCAG GCTGCTCTTGTCAAAGATCCAGGTGTTTCTGTCAACCGTGTGATTTGGAGTCCAGATGGTGCTTTATTCG GAGTTGCTTACTCAAGGCACATTGTTCAGATATACTCTTATCATGGAGGCGATGAAGTACGGCAGCACCTGGAG ATTGATGCTCATGTTGGTGGAGTAAATGACTTAGCATTTTCCCATCCAAATAAACAACTATGTGTGATAACTTGTGGTGATGATAAGACCATTAAG GTGTGGGATGCTGCTACGGGTGCAAAGCAGTATACCTTTGAAGGTCACGAGGCTCCAGTTTATTCTGTCTGCCCACATTATAAAGAAAACATTCAG tTCATCTTTTCAACAGCATTAGATGGAAAGATAAAAGCATGGTTGTATGACAATTTGGGATCTCGTGTTGATTATGATGCTCCTGGTCGTTGGTGCACCACCATGGCCTATAGTGCTGATGGTACAAG GCTCTTTTCATGTGGGACAAGCAAGGATGGGGAATCCTCTATTGTTGAGTGGAATGAAAGCGAGGGAGCCGTTAAAAGGACCTATCAAGGATTTCGCAAACGATCTTTGGGTGTTGTACAATTTGATACAACCAAAAATCGATTTTTGGCTGCGGGTGATGATTTCTCCATTAAGTTCTGGGATATGGACAATATTCAGCTTTTGACACAAGTTGATGCTGATGGGGGTCTCCCT GCAAGTCCACGGATTCGTTTCAACAAGGATGGAGCTCTTTTAGCTGTCTCAGCAAATGAAAATGGAATTAAAATCTTAGCCAATGCAGATGGTATGCGCTTGTTGCGTTCATTAGAGAATTCTATGTATGATGCATCAAGAACGTCAGAAGCCATGGCAAAG CCTACAATAAACCCAATTTCCGCAGCTGCTGCTGCCAGTAGTGCTGCACTTTCAGAAAGGGTCCCATCTGTGGTATCTATGGCTGGAATG AATGGAGATGCCCGAAACTTGGGAGATGTTAAACCTAGAATAAGTGAAGAATCCAATGATAAGTCAAAGATATGGAAGCTTACTGAAATCAGTGAACCATCTCAGTGTAGATCCTTAAAGCTACCTGAGAATGTACGAGTAACCAAG ATATCAAGGTTGATATACACTAATTCAGGCAATGCTATTCTGGCATTAGCTTCAAATGCCATTCATCTGCTTTGGAAGTGGCCGCGAAGTGACCGTAATTCTTCTGGCAAG GCCACTGCCAGTGTGCCACCTCAGCTATGGCAACCTTCAAGTGGCATCCTGATGACAAATGACATTGGTGATAACAATACTGAGGATGCTGTTCCTTGCTTTGCTCTTTCTAAAAATGATTCTTATGTAATGTCAGCATCAGGGGGGAAGATTTCTCTGTTCAATATGATGACTTTTAAG ACAATGACTACTTTCATGCCTCCACCACCTGCTGCAACCTTTCTTGCTTTCCATCCTCAGGATAACAATATCATTGCTATAGGCATGGATGATTCTTCAATTCAGATATATAATGTCCGTGTAGATGAG GTTAAAAGTAAACTCAAAGGCCACACTAAAAGAATCACAGGTCTTGCTTTCTCTCATGTATTGAATGTCCTAGTTTCTTCTGGGGCAGATGCTCAG ATTTGTGTGTGGAATACTGACGGATGGGAGAAACAGAAGACTAGATTCTTGCAACTTCCTGCTGGAAGGACTCAACCAGTGCAGGCAGATACACGTGTACAGTTTCATCAGGATCAGATACGCTTCTTGGTTGTACATGAAACGCAGCTTGCAATTTATGAAGCAACGAAACTAGAATGTCTAAAGCAG TGGTTTCCACAAAGTTCTGCTGCACCTATATCGCATGCAACTTTCTCATGCGATAGTCAGCTCATATACGCCAGCTTCTTAGATGCAACAGTCTGTGTGTTTAGTGCTTCAAACCTCAGATTACGCTGTCGAGTCAATCCTTCTGCATATCTTTCTGCCGGTTTCAG CAGTTCTAACGTACAACCGCTTGTAATCGCTGCACATCCACAAGAACCAAATCAATTTGCAGTTGGACTTTCGGACGGTGGAGTGCATGTGTTTGAGCCCCTTGAGTCTGAAGGAAAATGGGGCGTGCCTCCACCCATTGAGAATGGGTCAGCAAGCAATGCAGCAGCTGTCTCAGTTGGTGCTTCTTCAGAAGAAGCTGCCCAGAGATGA
- the LOC130941495 gene encoding topless-related protein 1-like isoform X2: MSSLSRELVFLILQFLDEEKFKETVHKLEQESGFFFNMKYFEDEVHNGNWDEVERYLSGFTKVDDNRYSMKIFFEIRKQKYLEALDKHDRSKAVEILVKDLKVFATFNEELFKEITQLLTLENFRENEQLSKYGDTKSARAIMLVELKKLIEANPLFRDKLQFPNLKNSRLRTLINQSLNWQHQLCKTPRPNPDIKTLFVDHSCGQPNGARAPSPANNPLLGSLPKAGGFPPLGAHGPFQPTPAPVPTPLAGWMSNPTTVAHAAVSGGATIGLGTATGLGAPSIPAALKHPRTPPTNPSVDYPSGDSDHVSKRTRPMGMSDEVNLPVNVLSATFPGHGHGQAFNAPDDLPKTVMRTLNQGSSPMSMDFHPVQQTILLVGTNVGDIALWEVGSRERLVLRNFKVWDLSACSMPFQAALVKDPGVSVNRVIWSPDGALFGVAYSRHIVQIYSYHGGDEVRQHLEIDAHVGGVNDLAFSHPNKQLCVITCGDDKTIKVWDAATGAKQYTFEGHEAPVYSVCPHYKENIQFIFSTALDGKIKAWLYDNLGSRVDYDAPGRWCTTMAYSADGTRLFSCGTSKDGESSIVEWNESEGAVKRTYQGFRKRSLGVVQFDTTKNRFLAAGDDFSIKFWDMDNIQLLTQVDADGGLPASPRIRFNKDGALLAVSANENGIKILANADGMRLLRSLENSMYDASRTSEAMAKPTINPISAAAAASSAALSERVPSVVSMAGMNGDARNLGDVKPRISEESNDKSKIWKLTEISEPSQCRSLKLPENVRVTKISRLIYTNSGNAILALASNAIHLLWKWPRSDRNSSGKATASVPPQLWQPSSGILMTNDIGDNNTEDAVPCFALSKNDSYVMSASGGKISLFNMMTFKTMTTFMPPPPAATFLAFHPQDNNIIAIGMDDSSIQIYNVRVDEVKSKLKGHTKRITGLAFSHVLNVLVSSGADAQICVWNTDGWEKQKTRFLQLPAGRTQPVQADTRVQFHQDQIRFLVVHETQLAIYEATKLECLKQWFPQSSAAPISHATFSCDSQLIYASFLDATVCVFSASNLRLRCRVNPSAYLSAGFSSNVQPLVIAAHPQEPNQFAVGLSDGGVHVFEPLESEGKWGVPPPIENGSASNAAAVSVGASSEEAAQR, from the exons ATGTCGTCCCTCAGTAGGGAGTTGGTGTTCCTGATCTTGCAGTTTCTGGACGAGGAAAAGTTCAAAGAGACTGTTCATAA GCTTGAACAGGAGTCTGGGTTTTTCTTTAACATGAAGTATTTTGAGGATGAAGTGCACAATGGCAATTGGGATGAGGTTGAGAGGTATCTCTCTGGTTTCACTAAAGTAGATGATAATAGGTACTCTATGAAGATATTTTTCGAGATAAGGAAGCAGAAGTACCTGGAGGCATTGGATAA GCATGATCGGTCCAAGGCTGTAGAGATATTGGTGAAGGATTTGAAGGTCTTTGCAACATTTAATGAAGAACTTTTTAAGGAAATCACACAGCTTTTGACATTGGAGAATTTCAG GGAAAATGAACAATTGTCTAAATATGGTGATACGAAGTCTGCAAGAGCAATCATGTTGGTTGAGCTTAAAAAACTAATCGAAGCAAATCCTTTATTCCGTGACAAGTTGCAATTTCCCAACCTTAAAAACTCAAGGTTACGTACTCTCATCAATCAAAG cTTGAATTGGCAGCATCAACTTTGTAAGACTCCACGTCCAAATCCAGATATAAAAACACTTTTTGTGGATCACTCATGTGGACAACCCAACGGTGCAAGAGCTCCATCTCCTGCTAATAATCCACTACTAGGATCCTTGCCAAAGGCTGGAGGGTTTCCTCCTCTTGGTGCACATGGG CCTTTTCAACCTACTCCAGCACCTGTGCCAACACCCCTGGCTGGTTGGATGTCAAATCCTACCACTGTAGCACATGCTGCAGTTTCTGGAGGAGCCACTATAGGTCTTGGTACTGCTACAGGTCTTGGTGCACCATCAATCCCTG CTGCTTTGAAGCACCCTAGGACCCCTCCAACTAATCCTTCTGTTGACTACCCATCTGGAGATTCAGATCATGTCTCTAAGAGAACAAGACCAATGGGAATGTCGGATGAG GTAAATCTTCCTGTCAATGTGTTGTCAGCCACGTTCCCAGGTCATGGTCATGGCCAGGCTTTTAATGCACCAGATGACTTGCCAAAGACTGTTATGCGGACTCTGAACCAGGGTTCATCTCCTATGAGCATGGACTTCCATCCAGTTCAACAGACTATACTTCTTG TTGGTACAAATGTTGGGGACATTGCTTTGTGGGAAGTGGGTTCTAGGGAGCGGTTGGTCTTGAGGAATTTCAAAGTTTGGGATCTTAGTGCCTGTTCAATGCCATTTCAG GCTGCTCTTGTCAAAGATCCAGGTGTTTCTGTCAACCGTGTGATTTGGAGTCCAGATGGTGCTTTATTCG GAGTTGCTTACTCAAGGCACATTGTTCAGATATACTCTTATCATGGAGGCGATGAAGTACGGCAGCACCTGGAG ATTGATGCTCATGTTGGTGGAGTAAATGACTTAGCATTTTCCCATCCAAATAAACAACTATGTGTGATAACTTGTGGTGATGATAAGACCATTAAG GTGTGGGATGCTGCTACGGGTGCAAAGCAGTATACCTTTGAAGGTCACGAGGCTCCAGTTTATTCTGTCTGCCCACATTATAAAGAAAACATTCAG tTCATCTTTTCAACAGCATTAGATGGAAAGATAAAAGCATGGTTGTATGACAATTTGGGATCTCGTGTTGATTATGATGCTCCTGGTCGTTGGTGCACCACCATGGCCTATAGTGCTGATGGTACAAG GCTCTTTTCATGTGGGACAAGCAAGGATGGGGAATCCTCTATTGTTGAGTGGAATGAAAGCGAGGGAGCCGTTAAAAGGACCTATCAAGGATTTCGCAAACGATCTTTGGGTGTTGTACAATTTGATACAACCAAAAATCGATTTTTGGCTGCGGGTGATGATTTCTCCATTAAGTTCTGGGATATGGACAATATTCAGCTTTTGACACAAGTTGATGCTGATGGGGGTCTCCCT GCAAGTCCACGGATTCGTTTCAACAAGGATGGAGCTCTTTTAGCTGTCTCAGCAAATGAAAATGGAATTAAAATCTTAGCCAATGCAGATGGTATGCGCTTGTTGCGTTCATTAGAGAATTCTATGTATGATGCATCAAGAACGTCAGAAGCCATGGCAAAG CCTACAATAAACCCAATTTCCGCAGCTGCTGCTGCCAGTAGTGCTGCACTTTCAGAAAGGGTCCCATCTGTGGTATCTATGGCTGGAATG AATGGAGATGCCCGAAACTTGGGAGATGTTAAACCTAGAATAAGTGAAGAATCCAATGATAAGTCAAAGATATGGAAGCTTACTGAAATCAGTGAACCATCTCAGTGTAGATCCTTAAAGCTACCTGAGAATGTACGAGTAACCAAG ATATCAAGGTTGATATACACTAATTCAGGCAATGCTATTCTGGCATTAGCTTCAAATGCCATTCATCTGCTTTGGAAGTGGCCGCGAAGTGACCGTAATTCTTCTGGCAAG GCCACTGCCAGTGTGCCACCTCAGCTATGGCAACCTTCAAGTGGCATCCTGATGACAAATGACATTGGTGATAACAATACTGAGGATGCTGTTCCTTGCTTTGCTCTTTCTAAAAATGATTCTTATGTAATGTCAGCATCAGGGGGGAAGATTTCTCTGTTCAATATGATGACTTTTAAG ACAATGACTACTTTCATGCCTCCACCACCTGCTGCAACCTTTCTTGCTTTCCATCCTCAGGATAACAATATCATTGCTATAGGCATGGATGATTCTTCAATTCAGATATATAATGTCCGTGTAGATGAG GTTAAAAGTAAACTCAAAGGCCACACTAAAAGAATCACAGGTCTTGCTTTCTCTCATGTATTGAATGTCCTAGTTTCTTCTGGGGCAGATGCTCAG ATTTGTGTGTGGAATACTGACGGATGGGAGAAACAGAAGACTAGATTCTTGCAACTTCCTGCTGGAAGGACTCAACCAGTGCAGGCAGATACACGTGTACAGTTTCATCAGGATCAGATACGCTTCTTGGTTGTACATGAAACGCAGCTTGCAATTTATGAAGCAACGAAACTAGAATGTCTAAAGCAG TGGTTTCCACAAAGTTCTGCTGCACCTATATCGCATGCAACTTTCTCATGCGATAGTCAGCTCATATACGCCAGCTTCTTAGATGCAACAGTCTGTGTGTTTAGTGCTTCAAACCTCAGATTACGCTGTCGAGTCAATCCTTCTGCATATCTTTCTGCCGGTTTCAG TTCTAACGTACAACCGCTTGTAATCGCTGCACATCCACAAGAACCAAATCAATTTGCAGTTGGACTTTCGGACGGTGGAGTGCATGTGTTTGAGCCCCTTGAGTCTGAAGGAAAATGGGGCGTGCCTCCACCCATTGAGAATGGGTCAGCAAGCAATGCAGCAGCTGTCTCAGTTGGTGCTTCTTCAGAAGAAGCTGCCCAGAGATGA